Below is a genomic region from Candidatus Binatus sp..
TGAACGAAGTGGCCTCGTGGGTGACTTCGTCGGGAGTGCGCGGCGAGCGCTTGCATCCCAACGCGGCAATCGACACCGCCACTAGCATCGCACTCAGGACGGTCATCATGGATTTGTGTGGCATAAGGGGCGTCCTTCGCAGTTTTGACACGAATCGGACACTACAATCAGTCATCTGCCGTATCCGCTAAGCGATCTCGACGATGTGAGACCCTCAGTCGCAATGAATGCGTTGCGGCGTGCGCTTTCGATTCCCAATTCGGATATGGGCCATTTGGCCAATTGCGACCTTAGCATCAATTTCGCGATCGTCAGCAACCATGTCGTCCCGAAATGAGTAAGAACAGTTCGGGGTTATCGTATCAGCCTTCAACACACCGCAACGCGCCTCAACTCCTGATTCGATCACGTCAAGTCAGGCGCCTTTTGAAACTTCCAGATAGACAATCACGGTTTACCGCGGAGGTGGCTATGAGGCGCATCTCTGATCGGCTGGCCCGGCGACGGTTATCTTCTCTGGCTGCGCTACGTGCGACGTGCATTCTGTTCGCAGCATTTGGGTCAGATAGTCATCATGCGTTTGGGCGGCATACCGGCGGCCTACGGAGTTTTGAGGCGAAACTGCAACTGGGGGCTTTATTGACTATCGAAGCTGGGGCGAGTATTCGATTATCTCGGCAATTACGCGATTAATCGCTCGCGGCAGGGGGAAAGCTTGGTCGAATCGATGAGGCTCACGAAAGCTATCGGCAAAGCAGCCGCATCGCTGGCGTTGGTCGCGATGCTGTCACTTGTCCTCGCACGACCCGCACGCTCCGAATCACAAGTTCCCTTTCCAGCCCCCAAGACCATCCAGCCGAACATCGATTTCTGGGTCCAAGTTTTCACCGCGTACTCGTACCGTGACTTCGTCATTCTGGATCGCGACAACGTCTGGCGCACCTATCAAATCTATCGTTTGCCCGGCGAGGGTCAGCCGTCGCGCACGGATATCGAATGGGCCAACGCCTACTTGAAGACCAAGTACGGCGCGATCCTGACGCGCCTCGGCTCGGGCCGCGAGCCATCGAACTGGGAAGAACGGCGCGTGGCCGCGATGTTCAAGGGCGAGCCGCTGAGCGCCTACAACGAGGCGGCGCAGAATCTCCGCGTGCAGGAAGGACTCTGCGAGCAGTTCCGCGAGGGCTTGCTGCGGAGCCGCTACTATCGGCCGACGATGGAGAAGATCTTCAAGACGGCGGGCGTGCCGCCCGAACTGGTGACGCTGGCGCACGTCGAATCGGGCTTCCACGGCGGCGCGAAATCAGGCGCGGGCGCGGTCGGTATCTGGCAGTTCACGCGCGGCACCGGCAAGCAGTACATGAAGATCACGCCGTATCACGACGATCGGCTGAACCCGGTGCGTTCGACCGAGGCCGCGGCCAAGCTTTTGCGCGCGAACTATGAGACGCTTGGTGATTGGCCGCTGGCGATCACCGCATACAACTATGGCACGGGCGGGACCGCGCGGGCCGCGAGCATCTATGGCGGCGACTACTGCAAGATGGTCGAGCGGTACAATGGGCCGCGTTTCGGCTTTGCGGTAAAGAACTACTACTCTGAGTTCCTGGCCGCACTTCACGTGCATCGCTACGAGGACAAGTATTTCCCCGGAATTGCCGACGAGGCGACGATACGTCCGGCGCCGATCAAGTGCGATCTTACGCCGCCCAAGAGTGCGAGGAAATCGCGCACCGCGAAAGTCCGCAAAGTTTCGACCAAAGCATCGCATCGAACCAAGAGCCAACAAAAAATCTGACCGCGCCCCGCAGTGATTTGCGCGTCGATCAGCCGCGAGTGCTGGGCGCCAGGATTCGATCCTTGGATCTCATTGCGCGAAAACTCTCACGTTCGCGCAACATTGCAGAAGGAGCCGGGATTCTTCGGCTGCGCAACCTTCGCTTCAGAATGAGCGGGCGCAGCGCGGCGCGTTGCTCTGGAAATGGGGCGTGGTTGTGGTAGTAAGGAGTGCGCAGCCGCGTTTTGGGGCTCGATGCTATTGGCCTCGCGATCGTGACACGACAGTCCACGATCGTGAACTTGACAAGGGTCGAGTGCCGCGACGCGCGCGCGATATTTATTACTCGCCGACTACAAGGAGCAATTGGATGAAAGCTGCTGTGTTTCACGGACCGAAGCTGCCGCTCAGTATCGAGGATGTCGAACTCGACAAGCCGCAGGATCGCGAGGTCCTGATCAAAACGTTCGCGAGCGGCGTGTGCCATAGCGATCTGCACTTCGTCGATGGATTTTATCCGTATGCGGCGCCGGCCGTACTGGGGCATGAGGCGGCGGGAATCGTCGAGGAAGTCGGACGCCAGGTGACGTACGTGAAGCCGGGCGACCACGTGATTTGCTGCTTGTCGGTGTTCTGCGGCAATTGCGAGCAGTGCATGTCGGGGCATCCGAATCGATGCTCGAACAAGGTGGCGACGCAGCGCGACCCCAAGGACAAGCCGCGCATCTCGCAGAAAGGCAAGCTGATGAATCAGTTTCTCGACATCTCGTCGTACTGCGAAAAGATGCTGCTGCATGAGAACGCGGTGGTGAAGATTCGCGAGGATATCCCGCTTGATCGCGCGGCGCTGATCG
It encodes:
- a CDS encoding lytic transglycosylase domain-containing protein, which codes for MRLTKAIGKAAASLALVAMLSLVLARPARSESQVPFPAPKTIQPNIDFWVQVFTAYSYRDFVILDRDNVWRTYQIYRLPGEGQPSRTDIEWANAYLKTKYGAILTRLGSGREPSNWEERRVAAMFKGEPLSAYNEAAQNLRVQEGLCEQFREGLLRSRYYRPTMEKIFKTAGVPPELVTLAHVESGFHGGAKSGAGAVGIWQFTRGTGKQYMKITPYHDDRLNPVRSTEAAAKLLRANYETLGDWPLAITAYNYGTGGTARAASIYGGDYCKMVERYNGPRFGFAVKNYYSEFLAALHVHRYEDKYFPGIADEATIRPAPIKCDLTPPKSARKSRTAKVRKVSTKASHRTKSQQKI